In one Winogradskyella sp. MH6 genomic region, the following are encoded:
- a CDS encoding Gfo/Idh/MocA family protein — MKQNLKWGIIGCGDVTEVKSGPAYQITKGFDLVAVMRRNLELAKDYANRHNVPQYYNDADLLINSPEVDAVYIATPPDTHHYYALKVAKSGKICCIEKPMAPSYVECLEIQTAFEKNNIPLFVAYYRRSLTRFNKVKSLLDENAIGNVRHISWYLSRTPSDIDQSDIYNWRTDAKIAPAGYFDDLASHGLDLFIYLFGNVKQAKGISANQQKLYTAKDIISASWEHENGVLGTGMWSFGAYKREDIVRVIGSEGELSFSVFSDDPIELITEEKIEQMVIENPKNIQQFHVENMAKHLQSNFQHPSTGKTAMHTAWVMDSILDKL, encoded by the coding sequence ATGAAGCAAAACTTAAAATGGGGAATAATAGGCTGTGGAGATGTCACTGAGGTGAAGAGTGGACCAGCCTACCAAATAACAAAAGGTTTTGATCTAGTTGCTGTAATGCGAAGAAATTTAGAATTGGCAAAGGATTATGCTAATCGCCATAATGTGCCACAATATTATAATGATGCAGATCTGTTAATTAATAGCCCAGAAGTTGATGCTGTATATATTGCAACACCACCAGACACGCATCATTATTATGCCTTAAAAGTAGCTAAATCGGGTAAAATATGTTGTATAGAAAAACCAATGGCTCCTAGCTATGTTGAATGCCTAGAGATACAAACTGCTTTTGAAAAAAATAACATTCCATTATTTGTAGCCTATTATCGTAGATCATTAACACGATTTAACAAGGTGAAGTCTCTTCTGGATGAAAATGCTATTGGTAATGTGAGACATATTAGCTGGTATTTAAGCCGAACACCAAGTGATATAGATCAGTCTGATATTTACAATTGGAGAACAGATGCTAAGATTGCACCTGCTGGTTATTTTGATGATTTAGCAAGTCATGGTTTAGACTTATTTATATATTTATTTGGAAACGTAAAGCAGGCCAAAGGCATTTCTGCAAACCAACAAAAGCTTTACACTGCTAAGGATATTATTTCAGCGTCTTGGGAACATGAAAATGGAGTTCTAGGGACTGGAATGTGGAGTTTTGGAGCTTATAAACGCGAAGATATAGTGAGAGTAATTGGTAGTGAAGGAGAATTATCTTTTTCGGTTTTTAGTGACGATCCTATTGAACTAATAACTGAAGAGAAAATAGAACAGATGGTTATTGAAAATCCTAAGAATATTCAGCAGTTTCATGTTGAAAATATGGCAAAACATTTACAGTCAAATTTTCAACACCCTTCAACAGGAAAAACAGCAATGCATACAGCTTGGGTAATGGATAGTATTTTAGATAAGCTATAA
- a CDS encoding LexA family protein: protein MITNKSQNLTFFIPEPVEDAGVNFFDTGISAGFPSPADDFKEQRLSLDEELVKNKEATFYARVSGQSMIGAGLDDNDLLVIDRSLEPENNKIAVCFLDGEFTVKRLRVDKGEVWLQPENPDYPIIKITENNDFVIWGIVTNVIKKLY, encoded by the coding sequence ATGATAACAAACAAATCTCAAAACTTAACCTTCTTTATTCCAGAACCAGTAGAAGATGCTGGAGTAAATTTCTTTGACACAGGAATTTCTGCAGGTTTTCCATCACCAGCAGATGATTTTAAGGAGCAACGTTTATCCTTAGATGAAGAATTAGTAAAAAATAAGGAAGCCACATTTTATGCTAGAGTAAGCGGACAGTCTATGATTGGAGCTGGTTTAGACGATAATGATCTGTTGGTTATAGATAGAAGTCTAGAGCCAGAAAATAATAAAATTGCGGTTTGTTTTTTAGATGGTGAATTTACAGTAAAACGATTGCGAGTAGATAAAGGAGAAGTTTGGTTACAGCCAGAAAATCCAGATTATCCTATCATAAAAATCACCGAAAACAATGATTTTGTTATTTGGGGAATTGTGACTAATGTGATTAAGAAACTGTATTAA
- a CDS encoding Y-family DNA polymerase: MYALVDCNNFYASCERVFNPNLEGKPVAILSNNDGCVISMSDEAKAINLPFGAPIFKWEGFCKANNIAVLSSNYPLYGDMSSRVMKILEQFTPDVEVYSIDEAFLQFKGFKDCDFGDYGIQIRQRILKWTGIPTCVGIAPTKALSKVANKIARKFPKETKGVYIIDSENSRIKALKWIKLEDVWGIGRQLKNRLQAKGCKTAYDFTQLDDEWVRRTFSITEWKLKKDLEGISKIELDEPTRKRAIATTRSFDYTYDDINYIKERISTFATSCAEKLRRQGSSCHMVIVSISSNRHKKDLEQHRASTIINFPYPTDSSLIISKQAVRAVDTIFKEGIKYKRAGVIVTGLVPTDNYQLDMFESEDPKHKPLMSAIDRINRKYKSDKIKIGNQDLERTWKMRQERLSPRYTTNINDIIVVK, encoded by the coding sequence ATGTACGCACTTGTAGATTGTAATAACTTTTATGCTTCTTGCGAAAGGGTTTTTAATCCTAATTTAGAAGGAAAACCTGTTGCTATTCTTAGTAATAATGATGGTTGTGTTATTTCTATGAGTGATGAAGCTAAAGCAATAAACTTACCTTTTGGCGCACCAATTTTTAAGTGGGAAGGCTTTTGTAAAGCCAATAATATTGCAGTACTATCATCTAACTATCCTTTATATGGAGACATGAGTAGTCGTGTAATGAAGATATTAGAGCAATTTACACCAGATGTTGAGGTGTATAGTATAGATGAAGCATTTTTACAGTTCAAAGGTTTTAAGGATTGTGATTTTGGTGATTATGGTATTCAGATCCGACAACGTATTTTAAAATGGACAGGAATTCCAACCTGCGTTGGTATTGCACCAACAAAAGCATTAAGTAAAGTGGCTAATAAAATCGCAAGAAAGTTTCCTAAAGAAACCAAAGGAGTCTATATTATAGATTCTGAAAACTCGAGAATTAAAGCCTTAAAATGGATAAAATTAGAAGATGTTTGGGGAATAGGTAGACAACTAAAAAATCGTTTACAAGCTAAAGGTTGTAAAACAGCTTACGACTTCACACAGCTAGATGACGAATGGGTGCGACGAACGTTTTCTATTACAGAGTGGAAGCTTAAAAAAGATTTAGAGGGTATTTCTAAAATAGAATTAGACGAGCCAACGCGTAAGCGCGCTATTGCTACCACACGAAGTTTTGACTACACTTATGATGATATTAACTATATAAAAGAGCGTATTTCTACTTTTGCAACAAGTTGTGCCGAAAAGTTGAGACGGCAAGGTTCTAGTTGCCATATGGTCATTGTATCTATAAGTAGTAATAGGCATAAAAAAGATTTGGAACAGCATAGAGCAAGCACGATTATAAATTTCCCATATCCTACAGATTCGTCTTTAATTATTAGCAAACAAGCCGTTAGGGCAGTAGATACTATTTTCAAAGAAGGAATTAAATATAAAAGGGCAGGAGTTATAGTTACAGGTTTAGTGCCAACAGACAATTATCAACTAGATATGTTTGAAAGTGAAGACCCAAAACATAAACCTTTAATGTCTGCAATAGATAGAATAAACAGAAAATATAAAAGTGATAAAATTAAGATAGGAAATCAGGATTTAGAACGCACCTGGAAGATGCGACAAGAACGCCTTTCACCTAGATATACAACCAATATTAATGATATTATTGTAGTAAAATGA
- a CDS encoding putative signal transducing protein — MKETFVTIARFTYSSEAQIIKGRLEAEGIKVFLKDSITIDTDPLVSNAIGGVKLNVLAEDESEAKAVLNSISAYTLDDNGNAVACSNCGSNNISLYSTINSFKSLVHFIIGFVFGSLPLSARYEYKCDNCNTIVNFKKQ, encoded by the coding sequence ATGAAAGAAACGTTTGTTACCATCGCAAGATTCACCTACTCTAGTGAAGCACAAATCATAAAAGGTCGTCTCGAAGCTGAAGGCATTAAAGTATTTCTAAAAGATAGCATCACCATAGATACCGATCCTTTAGTTAGCAACGCCATTGGTGGTGTAAAATTGAATGTTTTAGCCGAAGATGAAAGCGAAGCGAAAGCAGTTTTAAATTCTATTTCGGCTTATACTTTAGATGATAATGGCAATGCTGTTGCCTGTTCTAATTGTGGCAGCAATAACATTAGCCTCTACTCTACTATTAATAGTTTTAAATCCTTAGTTCATTTTATAATAGGTTTTGTTTTTGGCTCACTTCCGCTAAGCGCGCGTTACGAGTATAAATGCGATAATTGCAACACTATTGTTAACTTTAAAAAGCAATAA
- a CDS encoding aminotransferase-like domain-containing protein — protein sequence MNSPVDTILKQLITYDKTIVQPVYVQVAQQVINAIQRGYLSKGTKLPGTRTLSQLLKIHRNTAVAIYDELASQGWVEIIANKGTFVLLPEQATAKIKASAQQVHQAYHYPKEAGFPFQQSFHLATNLQQTQAKYIINDGKPDLRLHPTHQFSRWYSAAMKRKPLIQKWNRTTTSSTSVFKTQLCNYLNATRGFHIKPNNLLNTRSSEMSLYIVSQLLIKQDDLVLVGQLSHYASNTIFQEAGSTIRAIPVDDDGLDVDYIRQHFVKNRIRCVYVSAHRHYPTTKTLSAKRRIQLLELAKDYGFAIIEDDYDYDFQYDGSAMLPMATADTNGMVIYLGKIGQSFFPSFQSGFVVAPENLIVEAHNYLTLLDEQGDIIQEQMLSELIDEGEIYRLLKKNIVTYKKRRDVLCETLKQQFEDVIQFEKPSGGLAIWLKFIKQISLVQLANEAEALDVFLPKTILYQDKDTCAIRFGFGHLDEDEIEIVVSRLKQAYDRIIAF from the coding sequence ATGAATAGTCCGGTTGATACCATTTTAAAACAACTCATAACTTACGATAAAACTATCGTGCAACCAGTCTATGTGCAAGTAGCACAGCAAGTTATTAATGCCATTCAACGTGGATATTTATCTAAAGGAACAAAGTTGCCAGGTACAAGAACTTTAAGTCAACTTTTAAAAATACATAGAAACACAGCCGTTGCAATCTATGATGAGTTGGCGTCTCAAGGTTGGGTAGAAATCATTGCGAATAAAGGCACTTTTGTTTTATTGCCAGAACAAGCTACAGCAAAAATTAAAGCCTCTGCACAGCAAGTGCATCAGGCGTATCATTATCCTAAGGAAGCTGGTTTTCCGTTTCAGCAGTCGTTTCATTTGGCGACTAATCTTCAGCAAACACAAGCCAAATACATTATTAATGATGGCAAGCCAGATTTACGTTTGCATCCAACGCATCAATTTTCGCGATGGTATAGCGCAGCTATGAAGCGTAAACCACTCATTCAAAAATGGAACAGAACTACAACGTCATCAACTTCAGTATTTAAAACGCAATTGTGTAATTATCTCAATGCCACACGAGGATTTCATATAAAGCCCAACAATCTTTTGAATACACGTAGTTCTGAAATGAGTCTTTATATTGTATCGCAATTGCTGATAAAGCAAGACGATTTGGTTTTGGTTGGTCAGCTGAGTCATTATGCTTCTAACACTATTTTTCAAGAAGCTGGATCTACGATTAGGGCAATTCCTGTGGATGACGATGGTCTCGATGTAGATTATATAAGACAACATTTTGTAAAAAATCGAATTCGATGTGTTTATGTAAGTGCACACAGGCATTATCCAACTACAAAAACCTTAAGTGCAAAACGACGTATTCAATTATTGGAATTGGCTAAGGATTATGGGTTTGCAATAATTGAAGACGATTACGATTATGATTTTCAGTACGATGGTTCGGCCATGTTGCCAATGGCAACGGCAGATACTAATGGTATGGTGATTTATTTGGGTAAAATTGGACAGTCATTTTTTCCAAGTTTTCAATCCGGATTTGTTGTAGCGCCTGAAAACCTCATTGTAGAGGCTCATAATTATTTGACGCTTTTAGATGAGCAAGGCGATATTATACAAGAGCAAATGTTGTCTGAATTAATTGACGAAGGCGAAATTTACAGACTGTTAAAGAAGAATATCGTAACCTACAAAAAGCGAAGAGATGTTTTGTGTGAAACTCTAAAACAACAATTTGAAGATGTTATTCAGTTTGAAAAACCTTCAGGAGGTTTAGCAATTTGGTTGAAATTTATAAAACAGATTTCTCTAGTGCAATTGGCAAATGAAGCGGAAGCATTAGATGTGTTTTTACCAAAAACGATTTTATATCAAGATAAAGATACCTGTGCTATTCGGTTTGGTTTTGGGCATTTAGATGAAGATGAAATTGAGATTGTAGTGTCTAGGTTAAAACAAGCCTATGATAGGATTATTGCTTTTTAA
- a CDS encoding TonB-dependent receptor plug domain-containing protein, with protein MRKEIIAFALLIMVVFQLNAQEITQQLDSVTLTGTRIDLPFKENSRTINIITSDAIKKSAAVNLVDLLQQVAGVDIRRRGTGGSQADLYIRGGGFDQTLLLIDGIKMDDAQTGHHTMNAALPIEVIERIEIIKGPAARVFGQNAFNGAINIVTKKNLKNSTSATIETGSFGQLNGNVTAGIDLENSSHIVHVGRMTSEGYRINTDYDNANYYLKSTFNKNAQAIEMTATFLERKFGAQNFYTTNPTFNEYEETQNSLIAFGTTFRTSTLKIQPRVYWKRNQDIFLLRRDDPSFYRNLHISDKIGAETNASYTSELGVTGFGIDLSKIYLRSNNLGDRNRFMANAFLEHRFSLLDNKLDITPGVALTYFSDFKFHAFPGLDVGYDITNNFKVYGNIGYTYRVPTYTDLYYNDPVTSGNEDLEPEEAFAQELGFKYVSPKLTASIAIFNRDADNLIDYVRTSVTEDVFTAENITEVNTKGLEFDATYNFNISNYKQTLAFGYSYLDDNISDKNEELSRYSLNTLKHQYITRLSTQLFKNVSQNIIYKYAERTTGQTYNVWDASIAFRFNQAEFTVTASNIFDADYIESGFTPMPPSNVLFGLRYTFK; from the coding sequence ATGAGAAAAGAGATTATCGCTTTTGCTTTACTAATTATGGTCGTTTTTCAGCTTAACGCTCAGGAAATTACACAACAATTAGATTCTGTTACTTTAACTGGTACACGTATCGATTTACCTTTTAAAGAAAACTCAAGAACGATAAACATAATCACATCAGATGCTATTAAAAAAAGTGCAGCTGTAAATCTTGTAGATTTATTGCAGCAAGTAGCTGGTGTAGATATTCGCAGACGTGGTACTGGTGGCAGCCAAGCTGATCTTTACATAAGAGGTGGTGGATTTGACCAAACACTTCTACTAATAGATGGTATAAAAATGGACGATGCACAAACAGGTCACCACACCATGAATGCTGCTTTACCAATAGAAGTTATTGAACGTATAGAAATTATCAAAGGACCTGCAGCCAGAGTTTTTGGTCAGAATGCCTTTAACGGAGCTATAAATATTGTGACGAAGAAGAACCTTAAAAATTCAACATCTGCAACTATTGAAACTGGATCTTTTGGACAACTTAACGGTAATGTTACTGCTGGAATAGATTTAGAAAACTCGTCGCATATTGTTCATGTTGGCAGAATGACTTCTGAAGGTTATCGAATTAATACCGATTACGACAATGCCAATTACTACCTAAAAAGTACCTTTAATAAAAATGCACAAGCTATTGAAATGACTGCTACTTTTCTTGAGCGTAAGTTTGGTGCACAGAACTTCTACACAACCAATCCTACGTTTAACGAGTACGAAGAAACTCAAAATAGCTTAATTGCATTTGGTACAACGTTTAGAACATCAACATTAAAAATTCAGCCAAGAGTTTACTGGAAACGTAATCAAGATATCTTTTTACTGAGAAGAGACGATCCAAGTTTTTATAGAAACCTACATATTTCTGATAAAATTGGAGCGGAAACAAACGCCTCTTACACTTCAGAACTAGGTGTTACCGGTTTTGGTATAGATCTCTCAAAAATTTATCTAAGAAGTAACAACTTAGGAGACCGTAACCGTTTTATGGCTAACGCTTTCTTAGAACATCGCTTTAGTTTATTAGATAACAAACTAGACATTACACCTGGTGTTGCTTTAACGTATTTTTCAGATTTCAAATTTCATGCGTTTCCTGGTTTAGATGTAGGTTATGATATTACAAACAACTTCAAAGTTTATGGAAACATCGGTTACACCTACCGAGTACCTACCTACACAGATTTATACTATAACGACCCTGTAACCAGTGGCAATGAAGATCTAGAGCCAGAAGAAGCGTTTGCACAAGAGCTTGGTTTTAAATACGTTTCACCAAAACTTACAGCAAGTATAGCTATATTTAACAGAGATGCGGATAACCTTATCGATTATGTAAGAACATCTGTAACCGAGGATGTATTTACTGCAGAAAACATTACCGAAGTTAACACCAAAGGTTTAGAGTTTGATGCTACATACAACTTTAATATTAGCAACTATAAACAAACCTTAGCGTTTGGGTACTCGTACTTAGATGATAATATTTCGGATAAAAATGAAGAATTATCACGCTATTCACTTAATACGTTGAAGCACCAATATATTACACGATTAAGTACACAGTTGTTTAAAAATGTTAGTCAAAACATTATTTACAAATATGCCGAACGTACAACAGGACAAACCTATAATGTTTGGGATGCCTCAATTGCTTTCCGATTTAATCAAGCGGAATTTACAGTAACAGCGAGCAACATTTTTGATGCTGACTATATTGAATCTGGCTTTACTCCAATGCCACCAAGTAACGTGTTATTTGGTTTACGATATACGTTTAAATAG
- a CDS encoding PspA/IM30 family protein, which yields MNILRKLFNFFHAKANTMIDNQYELEDAIEEQLNRLKEELSYTTEHLNKVKALAIRVKNDNDEYDTKAKKSENEAIAILKKVQLNQIDIYEGDRLAREALIKKEALLAKVKATAAERDKLDYKVELLKGNVAMIQSNISDWEKELDALKAEIKIIEAEQNINKQMTHLNAQSIDDRLKFLKEKTQEFQDLNEQPDDYINLDDAVDFTIDDTISKANEDLKKLKEELGIKNSN from the coding sequence ATGAACATCCTTAGAAAGCTATTCAATTTTTTTCATGCAAAAGCTAATACTATGATAGATAATCAGTATGAGCTTGAAGACGCAATTGAAGAACAACTGAATCGCTTAAAAGAAGAACTTTCTTATACTACCGAGCATCTAAATAAAGTAAAAGCGCTAGCAATTCGTGTAAAAAATGATAATGACGAATATGACACTAAAGCAAAAAAAAGCGAAAATGAAGCTATTGCTATTTTAAAAAAAGTACAGCTTAATCAAATTGATATTTATGAAGGAGATCGCTTAGCCAGAGAGGCTTTGATAAAAAAAGAAGCATTATTAGCAAAAGTAAAAGCTACAGCAGCAGAACGTGATAAATTAGACTATAAAGTTGAATTGTTAAAAGGAAATGTAGCTATGATTCAATCAAACATTTCAGACTGGGAAAAAGAACTTGATGCTTTAAAAGCTGAAATTAAAATAATTGAAGCCGAACAAAACATAAACAAACAAATGACACATCTAAATGCTCAAAGTATTGATGATAGATTGAAATTTTTAAAAGAAAAAACACAAGAATTTCAAGACTTAAATGAGCAACCAGATGATTATATAAACTTAGATGATGCTGTAGATTTTACAATAGATGATACCATATCTAAAGCTAATGAAGATCTAAAAAAATTAAAAGAAGAATTAGGTATAAAAAACAGTAATTAA